CGGTCGTCGGGATGGCCTGCAACCTGCTGCTGCCGCCCCCGGTGTGGGTGGACGAGGCCGGCCGGTCGATCGAGGACCTGGCGCGCCGGGTGCGGCAGCTGATGCTGCGGATGGGCGAGGAGGCGGCCGGCCGCATCCCCTGGGAGCGGGCGGCCGAACGTCTGCACGAGGCGCGCCGCCTGGACCACGACATCGTCCGGGTGGACGCGGCACTGCGGCAGGCGGAGGACAGCCTGCGGCTCAACCCGCGCGTGAAGGAGGGGCTGCTGCACCGGGTGGTGCTGCGCACCGGACTGGACACGCTGGAGATCTGCACGGTCGTCCTGCGGGTACTGGCCCGCTCCTTCACGGACCTGGCCAAGGCCCGCGGCCCCGAGGAGCTGTTCCCGCCCCGGGTCGGCGCGGCCGTGGAGCAACTGCTCTCCGAGGTCGGCGACGCCGTCGTCAGCTTCGCGGTGCTGGTGACCACCGACCTGAGCGAGAACGCCGAGTCGGCGGAGGCGCGGCTCACGGCCGAGCTGCACACGGCGACCGGCACCCGCGACCGGCTCGCCGGACTGTTCCGGGAGGAGATCCGCGAGGACTGGGAGAACTGGCAGCTGATGGGCGCGGTGCTGACCGAGGCCGACCGGATCATCGACGAGCTGAACACCGAGCACCGCACCCGGCGCCTGCTGGAGGAGCTGGACCGGGTCTCCCAGGAGCAGCGGGCGAAGCTGCCGCGGGTGACCCGGCTGCGCGACCGCCTCGGCGTCCAGGAGGAGCTGTGGCGGAACCGGGCGGGGATCGGCGAGCGTTCTTCGTGAGGAGTGCCGGGCGGGGCCCGGCACCGCGGGGGAGGGAGCGGACCGGTGGGCGCGGTACGGATCGACGGGAACACACTGCGGTTGCGCGGCGGGGTGGCGGTGCGGTTCGTCCGCACGCTGCGACTGCCCGAGACGGGCACGCACCCGCTGCCGCCGGGGCTGGGCGAGTTCCCGGTCCGGCGGGTCGCCGACCACGCCGACCGGGTCCCCGGGGAGTGGCGGGCGCGCGGCGGCGTGATGCTGCCGGTGCACCTGCGCGAGGCGATGTGGCTGAGCTTCGCCGGTACGACGGAACCGGCCGCCCTCCAGGTCGGGGTGGGCAGGGTGTGCGCCGTGTCGGGCGGCCCGTGGAGCGACCGGCTGCGCCGCGACCCGCAGAACTACGTGGTGCTGCCCCGCCAGCCCTGGCTGGACGGCATCAACTCCGGCACCGGGACGGTCCGCCAGTTCGTCGCCGTGCCGCTCGGGCTCGGTGCGACCGTGGAGGGGCAGGTCACCGGCGAGGAGGTGTGGGGCGGAGTACAACTGCAGGCGTTCCCGCTGGGACAGGACGTGCTGGCCGGGTGGCGGCGCCGGGAGCAGGAGCGGCTGCGCGCCCGGCACCGGGCGCCCGGGGTGTCCGCCGGCCCCGGCGCACCGCCGCCGGCCCCCGGTGCCTTCGGGACGCCCGCGCCCGTGGCGGCCGCCCCCGGCGGGCCGCCGCCGCCCGCCCCGGCGGCGGCCGGGGCTCCCCCGCGGCGGGCGGCGGCCATGGGGCTGGGCGTCGGCGGCACGATGCGCCAAGAGGTCCACCAGGACGACCGGCCGCTCCCGGACTGGTCCGAAACGCCCGCCGGGCGGGTCTTCGTCCACCTCGTCGCACCCCCGCAGTGGCGCCGCATCACGGGC
This is a stretch of genomic DNA from Streptomyces sp. TG1A-8. It encodes these proteins:
- a CDS encoding aromatic acid exporter family protein; translated protein: MHDVRKWTAELQRMLGRRREPVVVQTLRSATAATIAYVIALRLSPESAPLTAPLTALLVVQVTFYATLTNGIRRVNAVVAGVLVAIAFSLLVGLTWWSLALLIVAALGVGHLVRVDEYVAEVAISAMLVLGVTAHGFTAWARIVETLIGAVVGMACNLLLPPPVWVDEAGRSIEDLARRVRQLMLRMGEEAAGRIPWERAAERLHEARRLDHDIVRVDAALRQAEDSLRLNPRVKEGLLHRVVLRTGLDTLEICTVVLRVLARSFTDLAKARGPEELFPPRVGAAVEQLLSEVGDAVVSFAVLVTTDLSENAESAEARLTAELHTATGTRDRLAGLFREEIREDWENWQLMGAVLTEADRIIDELNTEHRTRRLLEELDRVSQEQRAKLPRVTRLRDRLGVQEELWRNRAGIGERSS